From Hymenobacter sedentarius, a single genomic window includes:
- the aroB gene encoding 3-dehydroquinate synthase gives MDSSVIIGPEALPALAEFLYRPAVSRVFVLVDSNTSRLCLPLLEKHLPANYHLIEIPAGEEYKTLATCDTVWCQLTEQRADRHAVLVNLGGGVVTDLGGFAAALYKRGIRFVQVPTTLLAQVDASVGGKTGIDFQGYKNQLGVFQAPAAVFIEPGFLQTLDPRQLKSGYAEVLKHWLIADAAAFNVHRRLGWLTDDWTPIIRESVALKQRIVAQDPLESGPRKLLNFGHTVGHALESYLLSQPGREILHGEAVAAGLVCESWLSVQRGLLSAEELDKIETFVFSVFDKVAFVGLETDAIADLALQDKKNAGAIINCTLLNGIGNGVFDQPVTVAEIAESLRYYHRLQA, from the coding sequence ATGGATAGTTCCGTTATTATTGGGCCCGAAGCCCTGCCCGCGCTGGCCGAATTTCTGTACCGGCCGGCCGTGAGCCGGGTGTTTGTGCTGGTCGACAGCAATACGTCACGCTTGTGCTTGCCGCTGCTGGAAAAGCACTTGCCGGCCAATTACCACCTCATCGAAATCCCGGCGGGGGAAGAGTACAAGACCCTGGCCACCTGCGATACCGTGTGGTGCCAGCTCACCGAGCAGCGCGCCGACCGGCACGCCGTGCTGGTGAACCTGGGCGGCGGCGTGGTCACGGACTTGGGCGGCTTTGCGGCGGCGCTTTACAAGCGCGGCATTCGGTTTGTACAGGTGCCTACCACGCTCCTGGCGCAGGTAGACGCCAGCGTGGGCGGCAAAACCGGCATTGATTTCCAGGGCTACAAAAACCAGCTGGGCGTGTTTCAGGCCCCGGCCGCCGTATTTATTGAGCCGGGATTTTTGCAAACCCTGGACCCGCGCCAGCTCAAATCGGGCTACGCCGAAGTGCTCAAGCACTGGCTCATTGCCGATGCGGCCGCCTTCAACGTGCACCGCCGCCTGGGCTGGCTCACCGACGACTGGACACCGATTATCCGCGAGTCGGTGGCGCTCAAGCAGCGCATCGTGGCGCAAGACCCACTGGAGAGCGGCCCGCGCAAGCTGCTCAACTTCGGCCATACCGTGGGCCACGCCCTCGAAAGCTACCTGCTGAGCCAGCCCGGCCGTGAGATTCTGCACGGCGAGGCCGTAGCCGCCGGCCTGGTGTGCGAAAGCTGGCTGTCGGTGCAGCGCGGCTTGCTGAGCGCCGAGGAGCTGGACAAAATCGAAACCTTCGTGTTTTCGGTATTCGACAAGGTGGCGTTCGTGGGGCTGGAAACCGACGCCATTGCCGACCTGGCGCTGCAGGACAAGAAAAACGCGGGCGCCATCATCAACTGCACCTTGCTCAACGGCATCGGCAACGGCGTATTTGACCAGCCCGTGACGGTAGCCGAAATCGCCGAATCGCTGCGCTATTACCACCGGCTGCAAGCGTAG
- a CDS encoding chorismate mutase: protein MPSVAETFFTKLLAQKGQPILIAGPCSAETEEQVMATARGLQALGNIDLFRAGIWKPRTRPGSFEGMGVAALPWLQRVKAETGIPTAIEVATPRHVEEALRHGIDVLWIGARTTVNPFAVQELADALAGTGVPVMVKNPVNPDVALWAGALERLERAGITDLAAIHRGFSTFAPSRYRNAPTWILPIELKTRFPHIPLICDPSHIGGRRDLLLPIAQKALDLDYDGLIIETHPDPDHALSDAEQQVTPARLGEILSELQYRYRSSNNADYLNKAEELRQKMDVADREIVEALARRMALVEELAEYKKENNVKILQFDRWQEIFNTRTEWASKLNVNDKFVAELYKLIHIESIRKQTEVLNGRPQIDGVAHLGPGL, encoded by the coding sequence ATGCCTTCTGTTGCTGAAACGTTCTTTACCAAGCTGCTGGCTCAAAAAGGCCAGCCCATCCTCATTGCCGGCCCGTGCTCGGCCGAAACCGAGGAGCAGGTGATGGCCACGGCCCGCGGCCTGCAGGCGTTGGGCAACATTGACTTGTTTCGGGCGGGCATCTGGAAGCCCCGCACCCGGCCGGGCTCGTTCGAGGGCATGGGCGTGGCGGCGCTGCCCTGGCTGCAGCGCGTGAAGGCCGAAACCGGCATCCCAACGGCAATTGAGGTGGCCACGCCGCGCCACGTAGAAGAGGCGCTGCGCCACGGCATCGACGTGCTCTGGATTGGGGCGCGCACCACCGTAAACCCCTTTGCGGTGCAGGAGCTGGCCGATGCCTTAGCCGGTACCGGCGTGCCCGTGATGGTGAAAAACCCGGTGAACCCCGACGTGGCCCTCTGGGCCGGCGCCCTCGAGCGCCTGGAGCGGGCCGGCATCACCGATTTGGCGGCCATCCACCGCGGCTTCAGCACGTTTGCGCCCAGCCGCTACCGCAACGCGCCCACCTGGATTTTGCCTATTGAGTTAAAAACCCGCTTCCCGCACATCCCGCTCATCTGCGACCCGAGCCACATTGGCGGGCGCCGCGACTTGCTGCTGCCCATCGCGCAGAAGGCCCTCGACCTGGACTACGATGGCCTCATCATCGAAACCCACCCCGACCCGGACCACGCCCTAAGCGACGCCGAGCAGCAGGTGACGCCCGCGCGCCTGGGCGAAATCCTTAGTGAGCTGCAGTACCGCTACCGCTCCTCCAACAACGCCGACTACCTCAACAAGGCCGAGGAGCTGCGCCAGAAAATGGACGTGGCTGACCGCGAGATTGTGGAGGCCCTGGCCCGCCGCATGGCCCTGGTAGAAGAGCTGGCCGAATACAAGAAGGAAAACAACGTCAAAATCCTGCAATTCGACCGCTGGCAGGAAATCTTCAACACCCGCACCGAGTGGGCCAGCAAGCTGAATGTGAACGACAAGTTTGTGGCCGAGCTCTACAAGCTGATTCACATCGAAAGCATCCGCAAGCAGACCGAAGTGCTGAACGGGCGGCCCCAGATAGACGGTGTGGCGCACCTGGGACCGGGGCTGTAG
- a CDS encoding proline dehydrogenase family protein → MSPASPTQAPPISFDDTRVAFASKSDGQLRKVYALFAAMNNGTLVKTGSGLMKTALKWGLPGTKFLIKHSIFEQFCGGETIAECRPVTEELGKYNIGTILDYSVEGEGSDRSYDHTRDEILATIDEAHRSTHIPFSVFKVTGVANVAILEKIQAGQLLTADEEAAHSRAVARVEALCARAHQHSVRLFIDAEESWFQHTIDQLAYDMMAKYNRETAIVWNTYQLYLHDRLDALKAAHAAAVEAGYYMGAKLVRGAYMEKEARVAKQRGYPTPINPTKQATDELYDAALRFCVEHIDRISICAGTHNEASSLLLTQLMQQAGLAPGDPRVWFAQLYGMSDNLTYNLAHAGYNTAKYLPYGPVAAVMPYLLRRADENTAISGQSSREFLLIQKELRRRQGR, encoded by the coding sequence ATGTCCCCCGCTTCTCCTACCCAGGCCCCGCCCATTTCCTTCGATGATACCCGCGTGGCCTTCGCTTCCAAGTCCGACGGGCAGCTGCGGAAAGTTTATGCCCTGTTCGCGGCCATGAACAACGGCACCCTCGTGAAGACCGGTAGCGGGCTGATGAAAACCGCCCTGAAGTGGGGCCTGCCCGGCACCAAGTTCCTCATTAAGCATTCCATCTTCGAGCAGTTTTGCGGCGGCGAAACCATTGCCGAATGCCGGCCCGTGACCGAAGAATTGGGCAAGTACAACATCGGCACCATCCTCGATTATTCGGTGGAAGGCGAAGGCAGCGACCGCAGCTACGACCACACCCGCGACGAAATCCTGGCCACCATCGACGAGGCCCATCGCTCCACGCACATCCCGTTTTCGGTGTTTAAAGTGACGGGCGTGGCCAACGTGGCTATTCTCGAGAAAATTCAGGCGGGCCAGCTGCTCACCGCCGACGAGGAAGCCGCGCACTCCCGCGCCGTGGCCCGGGTAGAGGCCCTGTGCGCCCGCGCCCACCAGCACAGCGTGCGCCTGTTCATCGATGCCGAGGAAAGCTGGTTTCAGCACACCATTGACCAGCTGGCCTACGACATGATGGCCAAGTACAACCGCGAAACGGCCATCGTCTGGAACACTTATCAGCTCTACCTGCACGACCGGCTCGACGCCTTGAAGGCCGCGCACGCCGCCGCGGTGGAAGCTGGGTACTACATGGGCGCCAAGCTGGTGCGCGGGGCCTACATGGAAAAGGAAGCCCGCGTCGCCAAACAGCGCGGCTACCCCACCCCCATCAACCCCACCAAGCAGGCCACCGACGAGCTCTACGACGCGGCGCTGCGCTTCTGCGTCGAGCACATCGACCGCATCAGCATTTGCGCCGGCACCCACAACGAAGCCAGCTCCCTGCTGCTCACCCAGCTCATGCAGCAGGCTGGCCTCGCGCCAGGCGACCCTCGCGTGTGGTTTGCCCAGCTATACGGCATGAGCGACAACCTCACCTACAACCTCGCCCACGCCGGCTACAACACCGCCAAGTACCTGCCCTACGGCCCGGTAGCCGCCGTGATGCCATACCTGCTGCGGCGGGCCGACGAGAACACGGCCATCTCGGGGCAAAGCAGCCGCGAGTTTCTGCTCATTCAGAAAGAACTGCGCCGCCGCCAGGGCCGCTAA
- a CDS encoding carboxy terminal-processing peptidase, translating into MSSPRLKVGLYAFLVAAVFVLASYRLLRRSDSVAPSKDQVLIGIMLRGLTEAHYQPEKVDDAFSKRVFDLYLKHLDYRKQFLLATDVEQLRRYQTQIDDEVKRGSHEFLDLSTKLMADRTKEMQGLYREILAKPFDFTVDESFQSDFEKAAFPADKAAQREMWRKLLKFETLSRVSEMMEAQEKAKQAKPSIASAAPSVPKPVDADAPTAAEPIRTPTEMEAEARKRVLKYYDEQFAEMNEIDANDRLATYANTIANTYDPHTEYFAPKAKEDFDYEMTGRFEGIGATLREKEGLIYVDEIMPGSASARQGDLKKGDAIIRVAQAQAEPVSIEGWHTAKAVTLIRGKKGSEVRLTVKKPDGSTKVIPIVRDVVVVDEKYAQSSVITDKGQKIGYLRLPGFYADFNDNGGRSSSDDVKKELAKLNAEGVKGVILDLRFNGGGSLTDAVSMAGLFMESGPMVQVRDGQGRTQVLTDNDPRVQYSGPLVVLVNKYSASASEILAAAVQDYHRGIIMGSTSTYGKGTVQRIFDLDEALPTELNNVKPIGSLKLTTQKFYRVNGGSTQFKGVVSDIVVPDLYSYLDQGEKESDYPLKWDEIQPARYRPWNGAPAIDKLRANSKARVAANPSFKMMDEMVKSMRKRKDETTVSLKLSAYRTEQQQAKAISDRYEAAQKSTNALAFSPLAADVRAVGGDTVKLNRASRITKTLKKDITIGEAVAVIQDELK; encoded by the coding sequence ATGTCTTCTCCCCGCTTGAAAGTCGGGCTGTATGCCTTTTTGGTAGCAGCCGTGTTTGTTCTGGCATCGTACCGCTTGCTGCGCCGGTCCGACTCGGTGGCCCCGAGCAAAGACCAGGTGCTGATTGGCATAATGCTGCGGGGCCTCACGGAGGCCCACTACCAGCCCGAAAAGGTGGATGATGCGTTTTCCAAGCGCGTGTTCGACCTGTACCTGAAGCACCTCGACTACCGCAAGCAGTTCTTGCTGGCCACCGATGTGGAGCAGCTGCGCCGGTACCAGACCCAAATCGATGACGAGGTGAAGCGCGGTTCTCACGAATTCCTCGACCTGAGCACCAAGCTGATGGCTGACCGCACCAAGGAAATGCAGGGCTTGTATCGTGAGATATTGGCTAAGCCCTTCGATTTTACGGTGGATGAGAGCTTCCAGTCTGATTTCGAGAAAGCCGCTTTCCCAGCCGATAAAGCGGCCCAGCGCGAGATGTGGCGCAAGCTGCTCAAGTTCGAAACGCTGAGCCGGGTATCGGAAATGATGGAGGCGCAGGAAAAAGCCAAGCAGGCCAAGCCCAGCATTGCCAGTGCCGCGCCGAGTGTACCCAAACCCGTTGATGCCGATGCTCCCACCGCGGCCGAGCCCATACGCACCCCTACCGAAATGGAGGCCGAGGCCCGCAAGCGCGTGCTGAAGTACTACGACGAGCAGTTTGCGGAAATGAATGAAATTGACGCGAATGACCGCCTGGCAACCTATGCCAACACCATTGCCAACACCTACGACCCGCACACCGAGTACTTCGCGCCCAAAGCCAAGGAGGATTTCGACTACGAAATGACCGGCCGCTTTGAAGGCATCGGGGCCACGCTGCGAGAGAAGGAAGGCCTGATTTACGTGGATGAAATCATGCCCGGCTCGGCTTCGGCCCGCCAGGGTGATTTGAAAAAGGGCGATGCCATCATTCGGGTTGCCCAGGCGCAGGCCGAGCCAGTGAGCATCGAAGGCTGGCACACCGCCAAAGCCGTGACGCTGATTCGGGGCAAGAAAGGCTCGGAAGTGCGCCTGACGGTGAAAAAGCCCGACGGCAGCACCAAGGTTATTCCCATCGTCCGCGACGTGGTGGTGGTTGATGAAAAGTACGCCCAGTCCTCGGTTATTACGGACAAGGGCCAGAAAATTGGCTACCTGCGCCTGCCGGGCTTCTACGCCGACTTCAACGACAATGGCGGCCGGAGCTCGTCGGATGACGTGAAGAAGGAACTGGCCAAGCTGAACGCCGAGGGCGTGAAGGGCGTGATTCTGGACCTGCGCTTCAACGGCGGTGGCTCGCTTACCGATGCGGTGTCAATGGCCGGCCTGTTTATGGAAAGCGGCCCCATGGTGCAGGTACGCGACGGCCAGGGCCGCACCCAGGTACTGACCGACAACGACCCCCGCGTGCAATACAGCGGTCCGCTGGTAGTGTTGGTGAACAAGTACAGCGCTTCGGCCTCAGAGATTCTCGCGGCGGCCGTGCAGGATTACCACCGCGGTATCATCATGGGCTCGACCAGCACGTATGGCAAAGGCACGGTGCAGCGCATTTTCGACCTCGACGAGGCCCTACCCACGGAGCTAAACAACGTGAAGCCCATTGGTTCGCTCAAGCTCACCACCCAGAAGTTCTACCGGGTGAACGGTGGCTCTACGCAGTTCAAGGGCGTGGTGTCGGACATTGTGGTGCCCGACCTGTATTCGTACCTCGACCAGGGCGAAAAGGAGTCGGACTACCCGCTGAAGTGGGATGAAATCCAGCCTGCCCGCTACCGCCCCTGGAATGGTGCTCCCGCCATCGACAAGCTGCGCGCCAACAGCAAAGCCCGCGTGGCCGCCAACCCCAGCTTTAAGATGATGGACGAGATGGTGAAGAGCATGCGCAAGCGTAAAGACGAAACCACGGTTTCGCTCAAGCTGAGCGCCTACCGGACCGAGCAGCAGCAGGCCAAGGCCATATCGGACCGCTACGAAGCCGCCCAGAAAAGCACTAACGCGCTGGCCTTCTCCCCACTCGCAGCCGATGTTCGGGCTGTGGGTGGCGACACGGTGAAGCTTAACCGAGCCTCGCGCATCACCAAGACGCTCAAGAAGGACATTACCATTGGCGAAGCCGTAGCGGTGATTCAGGACGAGTTGAAATAA
- the lysS gene encoding lysine--tRNA ligase, giving the protein MQHLSEQELQRRHKLEELEKLGIEAYPSELVDVTFYAKEIHDNYHPELNNFKDVCLAGRLMSQRVMGKASFAELMDTSGRIQLYVNRDEICPGEDKELYNTVFKKLLDLGDFISVKGRVFKTQVGETSIHVTELKLLAKALRPLPVVKEKVDEATGEKVTYDAFTDPEQRYRQRYVDLAVNPQVRDTFIKRTQLVQSMRNFLNDKGYLEVETPILQPLYGGAAARPFTTHHNTLDMTLYLRIANELYLKRLIVGGFDGVYEFSKDFRNEGMSRFHNPEFTQMELYVAYKDYAWMMDLVEEMVERVAMALHGQTEVQVGNNLINFQRPWQRYTMFEAIEKYTGKAIGEMDEAQLRETAQELHVHLDPSMGKAKIIDEIFGEHVEPKLIQPTFITDYPVEMSPLAKKHRDRPGMVERFEAICNGKEICNAFSELNDPIDQRKRFEDQLELGKRGDTEAMVLDEDFLRALEYGMPPTAGLGIGIDRLSMIMTNSHSIQDVLFFPQMKPENVQKEKQEKE; this is encoded by the coding sequence ATGCAGCACCTCAGCGAACAGGAACTACAGCGCCGCCACAAACTCGAAGAATTGGAAAAGCTGGGCATTGAAGCGTATCCGTCGGAATTGGTCGACGTGACGTTTTACGCCAAGGAAATTCACGACAACTACCACCCCGAGCTCAACAACTTTAAGGACGTGTGCCTGGCGGGCCGGCTGATGTCGCAGCGCGTAATGGGCAAGGCGTCGTTTGCGGAGCTGATGGATACTTCGGGCCGCATTCAGCTGTATGTGAACCGGGATGAAATCTGCCCTGGCGAGGACAAGGAGCTATACAATACGGTGTTTAAGAAGCTGCTTGATTTGGGCGACTTCATCAGTGTGAAAGGCCGTGTGTTTAAGACGCAGGTGGGCGAAACATCCATCCACGTGACGGAGCTGAAACTGCTGGCCAAGGCCCTGCGCCCACTGCCCGTGGTGAAGGAGAAAGTGGACGAGGCCACCGGTGAGAAAGTGACCTACGACGCCTTTACCGACCCCGAGCAGCGCTACCGCCAGCGCTACGTGGACCTGGCGGTGAACCCGCAGGTGCGCGATACCTTCATCAAGCGCACGCAGCTGGTGCAGTCGATGCGGAATTTCCTCAACGACAAGGGCTACCTGGAGGTGGAAACCCCGATTCTGCAGCCGCTGTACGGCGGCGCTGCGGCCCGCCCCTTCACCACGCACCACAACACGCTGGACATGACGCTGTACCTGCGCATTGCCAACGAGCTGTACCTCAAGCGCCTCATCGTAGGTGGCTTCGATGGCGTGTACGAGTTCAGCAAGGACTTCCGCAACGAGGGAATGTCGCGGTTTCACAACCCCGAGTTCACCCAAATGGAGCTCTACGTGGCCTACAAGGATTACGCCTGGATGATGGACCTGGTAGAAGAAATGGTAGAGCGCGTGGCCATGGCCCTGCACGGCCAGACCGAAGTGCAGGTGGGCAACAACCTCATCAACTTCCAGCGGCCCTGGCAGCGCTACACCATGTTTGAGGCCATTGAGAAGTACACCGGCAAGGCCATCGGTGAGATGGACGAGGCCCAGCTGCGCGAAACAGCTCAGGAGCTGCACGTGCACCTGGACCCCAGCATGGGCAAGGCCAAAATCATCGACGAAATATTTGGTGAGCACGTGGAGCCCAAGCTCATTCAACCCACTTTCATCACCGACTATCCGGTGGAGATGTCGCCGCTGGCCAAGAAGCACCGCGACCGTCCCGGCATGGTAGAGCGGTTCGAGGCTATTTGCAACGGCAAGGAAATCTGCAACGCCTTCTCCGAGCTCAACGACCCCATCGACCAGCGCAAGCGCTTCGAAGACCAGCTGGAGCTAGGCAAGCGCGGCGACACCGAGGCCATGGTGCTCGATGAGGACTTCCTGCGCGCCCTCGAGTACGGCATGCCGCCCACGGCCGGCCTGGGCATCGGCATCGACCGCCTGAGCATGATTATGACCAACTCGCACTCCATTCAGGACGTGCTGTTCTTCCCGCAAATGAAGCCGGAGAACGTGCAGAAAGAGAAGCAGGAGAAGGAATAA
- a CDS encoding YtxH domain-containing protein: MKDDKGKVILSLLAGATAGIVAGLLLAPETGDDARSNLRRSASKWGEGLSKLVKGTLAKAQGDEPGHTNPDAAVSEDKVAADRLLQGLGGSNVSSAHSFDADPDYDGFGDDARHQGPR, encoded by the coding sequence ATGAAAGACGACAAAGGCAAAGTCATTCTCTCGCTGCTGGCGGGCGCCACGGCCGGCATTGTGGCCGGCTTACTGCTAGCCCCCGAAACCGGCGACGATGCCCGCTCCAACCTGCGCCGCTCGGCGAGCAAGTGGGGCGAGGGCCTCAGCAAGCTGGTGAAAGGCACCCTGGCCAAAGCGCAGGGCGACGAGCCCGGCCACACCAACCCCGACGCGGCCGTGAGCGAAGACAAAGTAGCCGCCGACCGCCTCCTGCAGGGCCTGGGCGGCAGCAATGTCTCCTCCGCCCACTCCTTCGATGCCGACCCCGACTATGACGGCTTCGGCGACGATGCCCGGCACCAGGGTCCCCGGTAG
- a CDS encoding YtxH domain-containing protein, whose protein sequence is MSYQEEDNNAGKILLAALAGAGAGIIAGMLLAPDKGTATRENWKGVASKYSGQLGEQATKIGSDLEAKFKEYAGKLEDLGLTGAGSSLKLKGDWNDIKGKLKQQYAQLTDEDLTYTEGQGDELVGRLQSKLGKGKSEITKMLNDM, encoded by the coding sequence ATGTCGTACCAAGAAGAAGACAACAACGCCGGCAAAATTCTCTTAGCTGCACTCGCTGGTGCTGGCGCTGGCATCATTGCCGGTATGCTATTGGCTCCCGACAAAGGCACGGCCACCCGCGAAAACTGGAAAGGCGTAGCCTCCAAGTACAGCGGCCAACTGGGCGAACAAGCCACCAAAATCGGTTCGGACCTCGAAGCTAAATTCAAAGAATACGCCGGCAAGCTCGAAGACCTTGGCCTGACCGGCGCTGGCAGCAGCCTCAAGCTGAAAGGCGATTGGAACGACATCAAAGGCAAGCTGAAGCAGCAATACGCGCAGCTCACCGATGAGGACCTGACCTACACCGAAGGCCAGGGCGACGAGCTGGTGGGCCGCTTGCAGAGCAAGCTCGGCAAAGGCAAGTCGGAAATCACCAAGATGCTGAACGATATGTAA
- a CDS encoding Kazal-type serine protease inhibitor family protein, with amino-acid sequence MKTPRLLFATLLLAAACQRQAPPTAASQSPSTDATACIDPSKIKPDGICTMDYKPVCGCDGKTYSNACVAGNAGVRTYTDGPCPTTPK; translated from the coding sequence ATGAAAACGCCCCGCCTTCTGTTCGCCACCTTGCTGCTGGCCGCCGCGTGCCAGCGCCAGGCCCCGCCCACCGCCGCGAGCCAAAGCCCGTCTACGGACGCCACGGCCTGCATCGACCCCAGCAAAATCAAGCCCGATGGCATTTGCACCATGGACTACAAGCCCGTGTGCGGCTGCGATGGCAAAACCTACTCCAACGCCTGCGTGGCCGGCAATGCCGGCGTGCGCACTTACACCGACGGTCCCTGCCCCACCACGCCCAAGTAA
- a CDS encoding GNAT family N-acetyltransferase, which produces MPAKSRYRDFCRTAPDVPVFAQAWYLDACATGGAWDVVLAEDNGRVAAALPYFYKQKGPFRYVTMPPFVKMLGPYLLPEFRGVLKKEHLLLEALIKQLPRFAAFKQNFYPTATNWLPFYWLNYRQTTYYTYRLNGLHQLPRVEEGLNRNIRRNIQKAQQQVRVVHNLSAEQFYQLNKMSFDRQGLAMPCSWAQFEQHDAALAANGARQMFFAVDAQERIHSAAYLIWDKQAAYYHLSGDDPALRESGAGILLIWEAIRYASEVLGLACFDFEGSMLPAVERIRVQFGAVQTPYFFVWKYNSRAFELLEKLKR; this is translated from the coding sequence ATGCCCGCCAAATCCCGCTACCGCGACTTCTGCCGCACCGCGCCCGACGTGCCCGTGTTTGCCCAAGCGTGGTACCTGGATGCCTGCGCCACCGGCGGCGCCTGGGACGTGGTGCTGGCCGAGGACAACGGCCGCGTCGCCGCCGCGCTGCCGTACTTCTACAAGCAGAAGGGGCCGTTTCGGTACGTGACCATGCCGCCCTTTGTGAAGATGCTGGGCCCGTACCTGCTGCCGGAGTTTCGCGGGGTGCTCAAAAAGGAGCACCTGTTGCTGGAGGCCCTCATCAAGCAGCTGCCCCGGTTCGCCGCCTTCAAGCAGAACTTCTACCCCACGGCCACCAATTGGCTGCCGTTTTACTGGCTCAACTACCGCCAGACCACTTACTATACCTACCGCCTCAACGGCCTGCACCAACTCCCGCGGGTTGAAGAGGGGCTGAACCGCAACATCCGGCGCAACATTCAGAAGGCCCAGCAGCAGGTCCGGGTGGTGCATAATTTATCAGCCGAGCAGTTTTATCAGCTCAATAAAATGAGCTTCGACCGGCAGGGCCTGGCCATGCCGTGCTCGTGGGCCCAGTTTGAGCAACACGATGCCGCACTGGCTGCCAACGGGGCGCGGCAGATGTTCTTCGCCGTGGATGCCCAGGAGCGCATTCATTCGGCGGCCTATCTAATCTGGGATAAGCAGGCGGCGTACTACCACCTCTCCGGCGACGACCCGGCCCTGCGCGAGAGCGGCGCGGGCATCCTGCTTATATGGGAAGCCATTCGCTACGCCAGCGAGGTGCTGGGGCTAGCGTGTTTTGACTTTGAAGGCAGCATGCTGCCGGCCGTGGAGCGCATCCGGGTGCAGTTTGGGGCCGTGCAGACGCCGTATTTCTTTGTGTGGAAATACAATTCGCGCGCTTTCGAGTTACTGGAAAAGCTGAAGCGCTAA
- a CDS encoding cupin domain-containing protein, producing the protein MSEKRYVLNPAPFVVPTTDGKLIEEHVGGASTGTAAYSLAHMVAPPHWSEPHQTPSFDEITIVVRGRKRFEIDGDVVELQAGQALLIKGGARVRYSNPFDAECEYWSVCVPAFSPATVNREEE; encoded by the coding sequence ATGTCTGAAAAACGCTACGTCCTCAACCCCGCTCCTTTTGTAGTGCCCACCACCGATGGCAAGCTCATTGAAGAGCACGTGGGCGGCGCCAGCACCGGCACCGCTGCCTACAGCCTGGCGCACATGGTGGCGCCCCCGCACTGGAGCGAGCCGCACCAGACGCCGAGCTTCGACGAAATCACCATTGTGGTGCGCGGCCGGAAGCGGTTTGAAATCGATGGCGACGTGGTGGAGCTGCAGGCCGGGCAGGCCTTGCTGATTAAAGGCGGCGCGCGGGTGCGCTACTCCAACCCGTTTGATGCAGAATGCGAGTACTGGTCGGTGTGCGTGCCGGCGTTCAGCCCCGCCACCGTGAACCGGGAAGAGGAATAG
- a CDS encoding ACT domain-containing protein, producing MAGETNLQRLLTAMQPVLNAGEYVFCTTQAATAVPADRVLGSFREAEGLTLIVARETADAHGLSYDYVSAWLTLNVHSSLAAVGLTAAVATALSRENISCNVVAAYFHDHLFVAQADAQRALAVLQALTAEAGGNPSKKAAD from the coding sequence ATGGCGGGCGAAACCAACCTACAGCGCCTGCTGACTGCCATGCAGCCGGTGCTCAACGCCGGCGAATACGTGTTTTGCACGACTCAGGCGGCTACCGCTGTACCGGCAGACCGGGTGCTGGGCTCGTTCCGCGAGGCCGAAGGCCTCACCTTGATTGTGGCCCGAGAAACGGCTGATGCCCACGGGTTAAGCTATGACTATGTATCGGCCTGGCTAACCTTGAACGTGCATTCGTCGCTGGCCGCCGTGGGGCTGACGGCGGCCGTAGCCACGGCCCTGTCTCGGGAAAACATCAGCTGCAATGTGGTGGCAGCTTACTTCCACGACCACCTGTTTGTGGCCCAAGCCGATGCGCAGCGAGCCTTGGCAGTTCTACAGGCCTTAACGGCCGAGGCCGGTGGGAATCCCTCCAAAAAGGCAGCCGACTAA